The following nucleotide sequence is from Methylocella sp..
AAATACCCTATATGCGGTCCGGTCAACCCGGAGAAACCGCGATGCAGATACGAACCACCCCGCCGAAGCGCAACTTGCCGCCTTGCAAACACAAGCCGCGCGCACCGCGCGCTCTTTGATCAAATGTCGGGCGCGAACCTATGCTGGGCGCCCGATCGATCTCGACGCCATTGTTCCCGGCCTTTCGAGCGCCCCGCCGGAAATCTTGATTTCGGTCGGAGCCGATCTGCTTCAGGTCGAGCGGCATGCGCCTCGCCGCTGGTTCGGTTTTGGCGGAGAAACGCCAGCCATCAACGCCCGGGCGCTGGTTCTGCTTGGCCGGGCGTTACGTAGATCGAGGCGCTGAGCCCCAATTGGCCAGGGCCGCGCCGCTTGGCGAGCACGACTTCGGGTTGAGACCTCTTTGGACCAGGAGCTGGAGATCGTATCCGTTCGGCGCGCAACCCAAGCCGTGGCGCTGCACGCGGGACTTCCATTTCAGACCGGTCTATGATCTTGATGACAATTGCAATAATTGGTCTTCGAAAAGATCCAGACTTCGATGGATATCATGCGGACGGATAACTCCAAGGGGTTTGAGCATGGCTGAAGATGGGACCCTTCGCCGAATTGACGCCAGCTCAACCCAGAAGAGCATCGACCGGCGCGACGCGCTGATTATCGACGCGCGCGACGACGCCTCATCCGAACGCGGCCATGTTGCGGCGCCAAATTACGCCAACGAGGCCAATCTTTTCGATTTGCTGTCCAGCGCGCCGAGAGAAAAACCGGTCCTGATCTCTTGCTACCATGGCAATTCAAGTCAGATTTTCACCAGAGCTTTCATCGATTGCCAGTTTCGCGAGGTCTTTAGCCTTGATGGCGGCTATGAAGGCTGGGTGGTGGCGCAGCGGGAGCGAGCATTCGCCGCTCCATCGAAGTCCAACCCAGCTTCAAGCGAAGCCTCGCCCGCATCGGCGATGCCCCCAAAATCGTAAGTCCGTTGATCGCCGCGCCACATTGCTCGCAACCGAAAGCGTGGGCGTCATGTCCACGGCCATCGGGCGAAAGCAGGAGGCTTGAAACAGCGCCCGCTCTGATGCACAAAGCGGCGTTGCGCGCCAATATGCTCACGCGATAAACTAGCGTGAGCCCGGCGGGAGGTGGAACCCTAGCCGAGCCAAACCGTTCAAGATGGCTTTTTGGCTCATGTTGGGGTACGGAGACGCAAATGACGGCGCCAGCGGTTCTAATATCCCAACGACCGCCGCGTCAGGATAGCGCGGACCTTCCGGAAAAGCTATTTCGGACACGTCGCCAGACCCTATCTCTTGCCTCCCCCCTCGGAGCCGAGGATCAAGCGGCGCAGGCCAACGAGGACGCAAGTCCCACCAAATGGCATTTGGCGCATACGACGTGGTTTTTCGAAACCTTCGTGCTGCAGCCTTACCTGCCCGGCTATCGGATATTTGACGCAAATTTCAATTATTGCTTCAATTCCTATTACGAAGCGCAGGGAGAGCGTCAGCCCCGGGCGCTTCGCGGCCTCTTAACAAGACCCACCTGTCTTGAAGTGCTCGACTACCGCGCGCATGTCGATGAGGCGCTGCAAAGCCTGTTCGCCGGCAGCTTCGCGGAGGCGGAGGACGTCGCGAGCCGGATCGAGATTGGCGTCAATCATGAACAGCAGCATCAGGAGCTGCTGTTGACCGATATTTTGAGTTTGTTTGCGCTGAATCCGCTGCGCCCTGCCTATCGCGATGGCGCGCAGCTTCGCGCGCATCAGGACACGCAGCCCCTGACCTGGACGGCGTTCTCAGGAGGCCAACAGGCAATCGGTCACGCGGGCCACGGTTTCGCCTTCGACAATGAAGGTCCTCGTCACGAAATCCTTTTGCGCCCGTTCAAACTCGCCAATCGCCTCGTCACCAACGCCGAGTGGCTAGACTTCATGTCGGATGGCGGATATCGGAGCCCTTCTTTGTGGCTCGCGGATGGATGGGCGAAGATCACAAAAGACGGCTGGCGGGCGCCGCTCTATTGGGAAGAAGTCGGCGGACAATGGTTGCAGATGACGCTTTGGGGCCGTCAGGCCATCGATCGAGCCGCACCCGTCTGTCACGTCAGTTTTTACGAAGCTGAGGCTTTCGCTCGCTGGGCCGGCAAACGATTGCCGACAGAATTCGAGTGGGAAGTCGCAGCTGAAGGCGTCCCGGTTTCCGGAAACATGCTCTGTCAAGATGCGCTTCGCCCGCTTGCGGCGCCGGAGCCATCCGACAGCCCCTCGCAAATGTTTGGCGATGTTTGGGAATGGACGCAGAGCGCCTACGCGCCCTTTCCGGGCTATCGCGCGGGAGGCGGCGCGCTCGGCGAATATAATGGCAAGTTCATGTGCAGCCAGCTGGTTTTGCGCGGAGCCTCTTGCGTCACCCCAAATGAGCATGCGCGGAAAACCTATCGCAATTTCTTCTATCCCCACCAGCGCTGGCAGTTCTGCGGTCTGCGCCTAGCCGACGAGGCGTAATGTCACAGATCGCTGAGAAACATACGTCGGGCGCGCTCCCCGATTCAGAGGAAGATCTGGCGCGCGCGGTGATTGCGGGATTGTCGACTCCGCAAAAGACTCTTCCCTGCTTTCTTTTTTATGATGCGAAGGGCAGCGCGCTTTTCGAGCAGATCACCCAACAGCCAGAATATTATCCAACCCGCACGGAAGCGGCGATTCTGAAGATCGCCGCAAGCGATATCGCCGCTCATACGCCGCCCGGCAGCCTGCTCGTGGAGTTTGGTTCCGGCTCGAGTCGAAAGACTGAGATTCTGCTGCAAGCTTTGCCGAGTCTTGCCGGCTATGTCCCGATCGACGTGTCGCAAAGCGCGCTCGATGATGCGTTCGAACGGCTGTCTTTGCGCTTTCCGACGCTCCGCATCATTCCGAGCGTGGGCGATTTCACCCAATCGCTGATTTTGCCGCAGAGCCTTGCAAAGAGGCCGCGCCTTGGCTTTTTTCCAGGTTCGACTATCGGCAATTTTGCGCCCGTCGAGGCGCGTGATCTCCTTTCCGGCATGGCGCAGAGTTTGGGATTAGGAGGGAGGCTCGTCATCGGGGTGGACTTGCGCAAGGATTTGTCGATCCTTGTTCCCGCCTATAATGACGCAGCGGGCGTCACGGCCGATTTCAATCTCAATCTTTTGCTTCGATTGAATCGCGAGATGGGCGCCAATTTCAACGTCGGCCGCTTCGCTCATCGCGCGATTTTCAACGAGGCCGAGGGGCGGATCGAAATGCATCTCGTCAGCATCGAGCCCCAGCAGGTGGAAATTGCGGGGCTCCATTTCGATTTCGCGGCGGGTGAAAGCATTCACACCGAAAATTCCTACAAATATTCGATTCCGCAGTTCCAGGACCTGGCGGCATGCGCTGGATGGCTGCCGCGCCAAGTCTGGACCGACCCCGACGATCTGTTCAGCCTGCATGAACTAATGGTTGCTCCCTAGCAGCGGCGCGACGCTCAGGGTGGCGCGCTCCTGTCCCGATTCCGGGGGCGCCACGCCGATTTCCGGTTCCGGCGGAAATGCTTTAAGAAAGAATTCTCAAGGTTTTTCGGAATTTTTTCACGATGACGCCGACCAAAGACAGTTTCGACGATAGCATCGAGCGCCCGGTCGATAGACTGCGCGCTTCGCCGCGGCTATTCGATAATCCGCTGCTCGACAAATTGTCCCGCGTGCACTGGTCGACGCCGCTGTTCGTTTATATTCCGATAATCGTTTTGCTGGGGGTGTGGAGTTTTCAAGCCTTCAGTTTCGCTGTCGTCTTGATTTCCACCATGGTCGGTTATCTGATCTGGACCTTGACCGAATATTTCGGGCATCGTTACCCGTTCCATTATAAGCATCCGAGCAAATTCGGCGCGAGGATCCATTTCCTGGTCCATGGCGTCCATCACGATCATCCCAGTGATCCGCTCCGCCTTGTCATGCCGGTGCTGCTTAGCGGACCGATCATGCTGATCGCTCTTTTGGTCGTGCGGATTTTGTTCGGCCTGCCTTTTGGCTACCCAGTTCTGATGGGGTTCATCATAGGCTATCTCGCCTATGACATGGTGCATTATTATACCCACCATGCCGAGCCGACGACCCGCATTGGCCTCACCTTGCGGCGGCTGCATCTGATGCATCATTTCCGCGACCCGACGCGGGGTTTCGGCGTCAGCGCGCCCTGGTGGGACTATGTCTTCGGGACCCAGCATATCCGGCAAAAGCGCAATTCCACCGATTGACCGCGCCGCTTTTTTCTTGCGCTACAAGCGTACTTTTTAAAATCGAGCAGATTCGACCCGACGATTAATAAAAGCCGACCTCAGCGCGAGCTGAGATCGGCTCTTTCGATATGAGTATAAGAGCGGCTTTTAGAGCAGTCGCTCAAAACCCTCCGAGAAGCTTTTTAAGCTCGGCTTTGAGTGATCCGGCGATTTCAGGATTGGCCATTGCGAAAGCAAAGTTGGCCGACAGAAAACCAAGCTTTGAGCCGCAGTCGTAGGTTTTCCCGTCAAAGCGCACGCCATGAAAGGCTTGAGTTTTGGCCAGATTTTTCATCCCGTCGGTCAGCTGAATTTCGCCTCCAGCGCCTTTTTCGACCGTTTCCAGAATCGAGAAAATTTCCGGCCCGAGCACGTAGCGTCCGGAAATGATGAGATTTGAGGGAGCTGTCCCCTTGGCTGGCTTTTCAACCATCCCGGTTATCTCGAAGGTGCGTCCGAAATCCTTGCCCACGGATACGATCCCGTATTGGTGGGTCTCCTCCATCGGCACTTCCTCCACAGCGATAATGTTGCCACCGTGTTTTTCGTAGGCTTCAATGCATTGGGCTAGGCACCGGCCGCCCTTCTGCGCTGCGCCCATAGTCACCATATCGGGAAGCAGAACCGCAAACGGCTCGTCGCCGACGAGTTCGCGCGCGCACCAGATCGCGTGGCCAAGCCCGAGCGGCGCTTGCTGGCGCGTAAAACTCGCAGCGCCGGCAGCCGGAAGCTGTTCCGTCAGGGCTTTTAGTTCTTTAAGCTTGCCTCGCTTTTGCAACGTATCTTCAAGTTCATAGGCAATGTCGAAATGGT
It contains:
- the egtD gene encoding L-histidine N(alpha)-methyltransferase, with the translated sequence MSQIAEKHTSGALPDSEEDLARAVIAGLSTPQKTLPCFLFYDAKGSALFEQITQQPEYYPTRTEAAILKIAASDIAAHTPPGSLLVEFGSGSSRKTEILLQALPSLAGYVPIDVSQSALDDAFERLSLRFPTLRIIPSVGDFTQSLILPQSLAKRPRLGFFPGSTIGNFAPVEARDLLSGMAQSLGLGGRLVIGVDLRKDLSILVPAYNDAAGVTADFNLNLLLRLNREMGANFNVGRFAHRAIFNEAEGRIEMHLVSIEPQQVEIAGLHFDFAAGESIHTENSYKYSIPQFQDLAACAGWLPRQVWTDPDDLFSLHELMVAP
- a CDS encoding rhodanese-like domain-containing protein; protein product: MAEDGTLRRIDASSTQKSIDRRDALIIDARDDASSERGHVAAPNYANEANLFDLLSSAPREKPVLISCYHGNSSQIFTRAFIDCQFREVFSLDGGYEGWVVAQRERAFAAPSKSNPASSEASPASAMPPKS
- the galU gene encoding UTP--glucose-1-phosphate uridylyltransferase GalU encodes the protein MTKRIRKAVFPVAGLGTRFLPATKSIPKEMLTIVDRPVLQHVVDEAREAGIEHLIFVTGRNKAVIEDHFDIAYELEDTLQKRGKLKELKALTEQLPAAGAASFTRQQAPLGLGHAIWCARELVGDEPFAVLLPDMVTMGAAQKGGRCLAQCIEAYEKHGGNIIAVEEVPMEETHQYGIVSVGKDFGRTFEITGMVEKPAKGTAPSNLIISGRYVLGPEIFSILETVEKGAGGEIQLTDGMKNLAKTQAFHGVRFDGKTYDCGSKLGFLSANFAFAMANPEIAGSLKAELKKLLGGF
- a CDS encoding sterol desaturase family protein, which codes for MTPTKDSFDDSIERPVDRLRASPRLFDNPLLDKLSRVHWSTPLFVYIPIIVLLGVWSFQAFSFAVVLISTMVGYLIWTLTEYFGHRYPFHYKHPSKFGARIHFLVHGVHHDHPSDPLRLVMPVLLSGPIMLIALLVVRILFGLPFGYPVLMGFIIGYLAYDMVHYYTHHAEPTTRIGLTLRRLHLMHHFRDPTRGFGVSAPWWDYVFGTQHIRQKRNSTD
- the egtB gene encoding ergothioneine biosynthesis protein EgtB, which translates into the protein MTAPAVLISQRPPRQDSADLPEKLFRTRRQTLSLASPLGAEDQAAQANEDASPTKWHLAHTTWFFETFVLQPYLPGYRIFDANFNYCFNSYYEAQGERQPRALRGLLTRPTCLEVLDYRAHVDEALQSLFAGSFAEAEDVASRIEIGVNHEQQHQELLLTDILSLFALNPLRPAYRDGAQLRAHQDTQPLTWTAFSGGQQAIGHAGHGFAFDNEGPRHEILLRPFKLANRLVTNAEWLDFMSDGGYRSPSLWLADGWAKITKDGWRAPLYWEEVGGQWLQMTLWGRQAIDRAAPVCHVSFYEAEAFARWAGKRLPTEFEWEVAAEGVPVSGNMLCQDALRPLAAPEPSDSPSQMFGDVWEWTQSAYAPFPGYRAGGGALGEYNGKFMCSQLVLRGASCVTPNEHARKTYRNFFYPHQRWQFCGLRLADEA